The genomic DNA TAGAGATGCTCCTAGAACTCCTTGAGGTAAGAGACACTTAGGAGTTAAAACTAGATCTAAGAAGAGATACTCTAATAGAATGATTGTTCAACGAAGAAATGCTAAAAATTAGATAGAGAGATGAGCAGAAGTTCTAAGAAAGGTTTATATGTTTTACCTAGCCTTCTTAAAAAGGCTGCAAAGATGCAGCAACAAGAAAAAAAGAAAGCCATTAAAACATGATCAAGAAATAGTACTATTTATCCAGAATTTTTGTCACTAACTTTCCTTGTTCACAATGGAAGAACATTTGTGACAGTTGTATGTAATGAATATATGTTGGGACACAAATTGGGAGAATTTGCTCCAACTAGAGTGTTTAAACAACACACTCTAGCTAAGTCAGGACATAACAAGAAATAGTTATGTTAGTTAAAGTAGTTCACAAGAATGTTAGAGTTTCCCCAAAGAAAGCTATTCTTGTTTGCAGATTACTTCAAGGTAAGTCTCTTACTGAAGCTTATAGAATACTAAGTTCTATAAATGAAAAGAAATCAGTGAAACTTCTTAGAAAAATACTTCTAGAAGCTTCAGCTAATGCAGTAAATAACTATGCTATGAGAGGAGATAATTTGCAAATACAAGAATGTGTTGCGAATAAAGGAATTATCTTAAAAAGAACATTCTATAGAGCTAAAGGTAGAACTGACTTAAGACTTAAGAGATGATCTCATATCTCAGTTACACTTAGAGA from Mycoplasma suis str. Illinois includes the following:
- the rpsS gene encoding 30S ribosomal protein S19, whose product is MSRSSKKGLYVLPSLLKKAAKMQQQEKKKAIKTWSRNSTIYPEFLSLTFLVHNGRTFVTVVCNEYMLGHKLGEFAPTRVFKQHTLAKSGHNKK
- the rplV gene encoding 50S ribosomal protein L22 yields the protein MLVKVVHKNVRVSPKKAILVCRLLQGKSLTEAYRILSSINEKKSVKLLRKILLEASANAVNNYAMRGDNLQIQECVANKGIILKRTFYRAKGRTDLRLKRWSHISVTLREGEQVKRSKESSKKHEGKELSTKKAESKSSEE